The following proteins are co-located in the Pseudarthrobacter siccitolerans genome:
- a CDS encoding succinate dehydrogenase hydrophobic membrane anchor subunit encodes MSATIESPRSGRIAPQYRRTGGSRGNFEMIAWLFMRLSGVVLVVLIFGHLFVNLMVGEGIHAIDFGFVAGKWADPFWQVWDLTMLWLAMLHGTNGVRTIINDYAEKDSTRRWLKTVLYSATVVIIVLGTLVIFTFNPCPVVNGVPLPGGFCPA; translated from the coding sequence ATGTCTGCAACCATTGAGAGCCCGCGCAGCGGGCGCATCGCGCCCCAGTACCGCCGCACCGGCGGAAGCCGGGGCAACTTTGAAATGATCGCTTGGCTGTTCATGCGGCTGTCCGGCGTGGTGCTGGTGGTCCTGATCTTCGGCCACCTCTTTGTGAACCTCATGGTGGGCGAGGGCATCCACGCGATCGATTTCGGTTTCGTGGCCGGCAAGTGGGCCGACCCGTTCTGGCAGGTCTGGGACCTCACGATGCTGTGGCTGGCCATGCTGCACGGCACCAACGGCGTGCGCACCATCATCAATGACTACGCCGAGAAGGACTCCACCCGCCGCTGGCTGAAGACGGTCCTCTACTCAGCCACCGTGGTCATCATTGTCCTGGGCACCTTGGTGATCTTCACCTTCAACCCTTGCCCCGTCGTCAACGGCGTGCCCCTGCCTGGCGGATTCTGCCCTGCCTAG
- the sdhA gene encoding succinate dehydrogenase flavoprotein subunit translates to MQVHKYDVVIVGAGGAGMRAAIESGQRARTAVLTKLYPTRSHTGAAQGGMCAALANVEEDNWEWHTFDTVKGGDYLVDQDAAEVMAKEAIDAVLDLEKMGLPFNRTPEGRIDQRRFGGHTRDHGKAPVRRACYAADRTGHMILQTLYQNCVKHNVEFYNEYYVLDLLTVEEDAVREDGTPYRQKRVAGVVSYDLASGELHVFQAKSVVFASGGAGKVFKTTSNAHTLTGDGMGIAFRRGIPLEDMEFFQFHPTGLAGLGILLSEAARGEGAILRNSEGERFMERYAPTIKDLAPRDIVARSMANEVREGRGCGPNKDYVLLDLTHLEPAHIDAKLPDITEFARTYLGVEPYTEPVPVFPTAHYAMGGIPTNITTEVLQDNDTVIPGLYAAGEVACVSVHGSNRLGTNSLLDINVFGKRAGIAAAEYSKTAQFVELPENPLAYTTELLDIARNGTGDEKVAQIRKELQDTMDANMQVFRTADTLNQVLRDIASFEERYTRINVQDKGKRFNLDLLEAVELGFLLELAKVMTVAALHREESRGGHFREDFPDRDDDKFMKHSMAYKDDHAPADGSAEAIAGIRLATKPVVFTRYEPMVRKY, encoded by the coding sequence ATGCAGGTCCATAAGTACGACGTCGTCATCGTCGGTGCCGGTGGCGCTGGCATGCGCGCGGCGATCGAATCCGGTCAACGCGCCCGCACAGCAGTACTGACCAAGCTCTACCCCACCCGCTCGCACACCGGTGCGGCGCAGGGTGGCATGTGTGCAGCCCTTGCCAATGTCGAGGAAGACAACTGGGAGTGGCACACGTTCGACACCGTCAAGGGCGGTGACTACCTGGTTGACCAGGACGCCGCGGAGGTCATGGCGAAGGAAGCCATCGACGCCGTGCTCGACCTGGAAAAGATGGGCCTGCCCTTCAACCGCACGCCCGAAGGCCGGATTGACCAGCGCCGCTTCGGCGGCCACACCCGCGACCACGGCAAGGCCCCCGTCCGCCGCGCCTGCTACGCCGCCGACCGCACCGGCCACATGATCCTGCAGACGCTGTACCAAAACTGCGTCAAGCACAACGTTGAGTTCTACAACGAGTACTACGTCCTGGACCTGCTGACGGTCGAAGAGGACGCAGTACGCGAAGACGGCACACCGTACAGGCAGAAGCGGGTTGCCGGCGTGGTCTCCTATGACCTCGCTTCGGGTGAGCTGCACGTCTTCCAGGCCAAGTCCGTGGTGTTCGCCTCCGGCGGCGCCGGCAAGGTCTTCAAGACCACCTCCAACGCCCACACCCTCACCGGTGACGGCATGGGCATCGCCTTCCGCCGCGGCATCCCCCTGGAGGACATGGAGTTCTTCCAGTTCCACCCGACCGGCCTGGCCGGCCTGGGCATCCTGCTTTCCGAAGCCGCCCGCGGTGAAGGCGCCATCCTCCGCAACTCGGAGGGTGAGCGCTTCATGGAACGCTACGCCCCCACCATCAAGGACCTGGCGCCCCGTGACATCGTGGCACGTTCCATGGCCAACGAGGTCCGTGAAGGCCGCGGCTGCGGCCCGAACAAGGACTACGTCCTCCTGGACCTCACGCACCTGGAGCCGGCGCACATCGACGCCAAGCTGCCGGACATCACCGAATTCGCCCGCACCTACCTGGGTGTTGAGCCGTACACGGAGCCGGTTCCGGTGTTCCCGACGGCGCACTACGCCATGGGCGGCATCCCCACCAACATCACCACCGAGGTCCTGCAGGACAACGACACCGTTATTCCGGGTCTTTACGCAGCCGGTGAAGTGGCCTGTGTGTCCGTCCACGGATCCAACCGCCTGGGCACCAACTCGCTGCTGGACATCAACGTGTTCGGCAAGCGCGCCGGCATTGCGGCCGCCGAGTATTCCAAGACGGCCCAGTTCGTGGAGCTGCCGGAGAACCCTCTGGCCTACACCACCGAACTGCTGGACATTGCCCGCAACGGCACCGGCGACGAAAAGGTGGCCCAGATCCGCAAGGAACTGCAGGACACCATGGACGCCAACATGCAGGTGTTCCGCACCGCGGATACCCTGAACCAGGTCCTGCGCGACATCGCCTCCTTCGAGGAGCGGTACACGCGGATCAACGTCCAGGACAAGGGGAAGCGCTTCAACCTTGACCTGCTCGAGGCCGTTGAACTCGGCTTCCTGCTGGAGCTGGCCAAGGTGATGACCGTGGCAGCCCTGCACCGTGAGGAATCCCGCGGCGGACACTTCCGCGAGGACTTCCCGGACCGCGACGACGACAAATTCATGAAGCACTCCATGGCGTACAAGGATGACCACGCGCCGGCGGACGGATCGGCAGAAGCAATCGCCGGTATCCGCCTGGCCACGAAGCCGGTTGTCTTTACCCGCTACGAGCCGATGGTGAGGAAGTACTAA
- a CDS encoding succinate dehydrogenase iron-sulfur subunit: MTAETAEPASKIELPAGVGGGGEIPTFDVHMRVRRYNPEVSGEATWDDYHLTMYGTDRVLDALHKVKWEIDGSLSFRRSCAHGVCGSDAMRINGRNRLACKTLLKDLDTSKPITVEPIKGLPVEKDLIVDMEPFFQSYREVMPFLINKGHEPTKERLQSAEDRERFDDTTKCILCAACTSSCPVFWTDGQYFGPAAIVNAHRFIFDSRDDAGDMRLEILNDKEGVWRCRTTFNCSEACPRGIQVTQAIQEVKQAILSRKI; this comes from the coding sequence ATGACCGCTGAAACCGCTGAGCCAGCCTCAAAGATTGAACTGCCTGCCGGCGTCGGCGGTGGCGGCGAAATCCCCACGTTCGATGTGCACATGCGCGTGCGCCGGTACAACCCGGAGGTTTCCGGCGAGGCTACCTGGGATGACTACCACCTCACCATGTACGGCACGGACCGTGTCCTGGATGCCCTGCACAAGGTCAAGTGGGAAATCGACGGCAGCCTCTCCTTCCGCCGCTCCTGCGCCCACGGCGTCTGCGGCTCCGACGCCATGCGCATCAATGGCCGCAACCGCCTCGCCTGCAAGACCCTCCTGAAGGACCTGGACACCTCCAAGCCCATCACGGTGGAACCCATCAAGGGCCTGCCGGTGGAGAAGGACCTCATCGTGGACATGGAACCGTTCTTCCAGTCCTACCGCGAAGTGATGCCCTTCCTCATCAACAAGGGCCACGAGCCCACCAAGGAACGTCTTCAGTCCGCCGAGGACCGTGAGCGCTTCGATGACACCACCAAGTGCATCCTGTGCGCTGCCTGCACGTCCTCCTGCCCCGTGTTCTGGACCGACGGCCAGTACTTCGGGCCGGCGGCGATCGTCAACGCGCACCGTTTCATCTTCGATTCACGTGATGACGCCGGCGACATGCGCCTGGAGATCCTCAACGACAAGGAAGGTGTGTGGCGCTGCCGCACCACCTTCAACTGCTCCGAAGCATGCCCCCGCGGCATTCAGGTGACGCAGGCGATCCAAGAGGTCAAGCAGGCCATTCTCTCCCGCAAGATCTGA